The following proteins are encoded in a genomic region of Candidatus Stygibacter australis:
- a CDS encoding Nif3-like dinuclear metal center hexameric protein, producing the protein MTRKITTSTLIKIIHDCAPPALAYDWDNVGFLLGDASTEINNVLLCLDITDRVVDEAIRIGANLIISHHPLIFKPIKKITNPLYIKLIKNNISVISAHTNLDIAPGGVNSQLAELFELTELQSLSTSIGSELYQVSVYILPSNQEILSQALIKNGARNLHYYPTPEEIKLEFFCDSFKLNKVIAAIHKNHPSPDPVYAVNPQNRENDVYGMGVIGILPEPLTISDFAHKVKDVLSSPFVRVWLANKKPDTLIQKIAVCGGSGSSMISSASNRADVYLSGEFGYHSRLDSPIPLIEAGHFHTEFPVLKYLKKLLDSADVPAQIFPIASHETSTSTLYL; encoded by the coding sequence ATGACCCGAAAAATTACGACCAGTACTCTGATTAAAATTATTCACGATTGTGCTCCTCCAGCCCTTGCCTATGATTGGGATAATGTGGGCTTCCTGCTGGGAGATGCCTCCACTGAGATCAATAATGTACTCCTTTGCCTTGATATTACAGATAGAGTTGTTGATGAAGCGATCCGTATAGGTGCAAACCTGATCATCTCGCATCACCCGCTCATCTTTAAGCCCATTAAAAAAATCACTAATCCGCTCTACATCAAACTCATAAAGAACAATATTTCTGTCATATCTGCTCATACAAATCTGGATATTGCACCCGGTGGAGTAAATTCGCAACTCGCTGAATTATTTGAATTAACGGAACTGCAATCTCTTTCCACTTCTATTGGCAGTGAACTTTATCAGGTATCTGTATATATCCTGCCTTCAAATCAGGAAATCCTCTCACAGGCACTGATCAAAAACGGTGCCCGTAATCTGCATTACTATCCTACCCCTGAGGAGATCAAACTTGAGTTTTTCTGTGACAGCTTCAAACTCAATAAAGTTATTGCCGCTATCCATAAAAATCATCCTTCTCCTGATCCGGTATATGCAGTTAATCCCCAAAATAGAGAAAATGATGTCTATGGCATGGGAGTGATTGGTATATTGCCTGAACCCCTTACTATCTCAGATTTTGCTCATAAAGTCAAAGATGTCCTCTCTTCTCCATTCGTGAGAGTCTGGCTCGCAAATAAAAAACCCGATACTCTTATTCAGAAAATCGCTGTCTGTGGTGGTAGTGGCAGCAGTATGATTTCTTCTGCTTCCAATAGGGCTGACGTCTATCTCTCCGGTGAATTCGGCTATCATTCCCGACTTGATAGTCCCATCCCCCTCATTGAAGCAGGACATTTCCACACCGAATTCCCAGTCCTGAAATATCTCAAAAAACTTCTCGACTCTGCTGATGTTCCCGCTCAAATATTCCCCATCGCCAGTCACGAAACTTCCACCAGCACTCTCTATCTTTAA